One Epinephelus moara isolate mb chromosome 20, YSFRI_EMoa_1.0, whole genome shotgun sequence genomic window carries:
- the cry1b gene encoding cryptochrome-1b isoform X2, translating into MVVNTIHWFRKGLRLHDNPSLRDSIRDADTLRCVYILDPWFAGSSNVGINRWRFLLQCLEDLDASLRKLNSRLFVIRGQPTDVFPRIFKEWQINRLSYEYDSEPFGKERDAAIQKLACEAGVEVMVRTAHTLYNLDKIIELNDGQSPLTYKRFQALINRMDAVEMPAETITLDVLRTCATPISDDHDDKFGVPSLEELGFETEGLTTAVWPGGETEALMRLERHLERKAWVANFERPRMNANSLLASPTGLSPYLRFGCLSCRLFYFKLTDLYRKVKKHSSPPLSLYGQLLWREFFYTTATNNPCFDKMDGNPVCVQIPWDRNPEALAKWAEGRTGFPWIDAIMTQLRQEGWIHHLARHAVACFLTRGDLWVSWEEGMKVFEELLIDADWSVNAGSWMWLSCSSFFQQFFHCYCPVGFGRRTDPNGDYIRRYLPILRGFPAKYIYDPWNAPEEVQKAAKCIIGVHYPRPMVNHAEASRINIERMKQIYQQLSCYRGLDLSVPGLLEIASVPDVTHKPPIE; encoded by the exons ATGGTGGTCAACACCATCCACTGGTTCAGGAAGGGGCTGCGGCTGCACGACAACCCGTCTCTAAGGGACTCTATCCGGGATGCGGACACACTGCGCTGCGTTTACATCCTGGACCCTTGGTTCGCAGGGTCCTCCAATGTGGGCATCAACAGGTGGAG GTTTTTGTTGCAGTGCTTAGAGGACTTGGATGCCAGCCTGCGCAAACTCAACTCCCGCTTGTTTGTCATCAGAGGCCAGCCCACAGATGTCTTCCCTCGGATTTTTAAG gaatgGCAGATCAACCGTTTATCTTATGAGTATGACTCTGAGCCGTTTGGCAAAGAACGCGATGCTGCCATCCAAAAACTAGCCTGCGAGGCTGGGGTAGAGGTCATGGTGCGGACTGCACACACCCTCTACAATCTGGACAA GATCATAGAGCTCAATGATGGTCAGTCTCCTCTCACGTACAAGCGCTTCCAGGCCCTCATCAACCGTATGGATGCTGTGGAGATGCCTGCAGAGACCATCACTCTGGACGTTCTCAGAACATGTGCCACACCCATCAGTGATGACCATGATGACAAGTTTGGGGTGCCCTCCCTGGAGGAGCTTG gTTTTGAGACGGAGGGCCTGACCACAGCAGTGTGGCCAGGTGGAGAAACAGAAGCCCTCATGAGGCTAGAGCGGCATCTGGAGAGGAag GCATGGGTGGCAAACTTTGAACGTCCACGTATGAACGCCAACTCCCTGCTGGCCAGCCCCACAGGCCTCAGCCCCTACCTGCGCTTTGGATGTCTCTCCTGTCGGCTCTTCTACTTCAAGCTTACTGATCTCTACAGGAAG GTCAAGAAGCACAGCAGCCCACCACTGTCCCTGTATGGCCAGCTGTTGTGGAGGGAGTTCTTCTACACGACTGCCACCAACAACCCTTGCTTTGACAAGATGGATGGAAACCCTGTCTGCGTCCAGATCCCCTGGGACCGAAACCCAGAGGCACTGGCCAAGTGGGCGGAGGGACGGACAGGCTTTCCCTGGATAGATGCCATCATGACCCAGCTGAGGCAAGAGGGGTGGATCCATCATTTGGCGAGGCACGCTGTGGCCTGCTTCCTCACCAGGGGAGacctctgggtcagctgggaggAAGGCATGAAG GTGTTTGAAGAGTTGCTTATAGACGCAGACTGGAGTGTAAATGCTGGCAGCTGGATGTGGCTCTCCTGCAGTTCctttttccagcagtttttcCACTGCTACTGCCCCGTGGGATTTGGACGACGCACAGACCCCAATGGGGACTACATACG GCGCTATTTGCCCATACTGAGGGGCTTTCCAGCCAAATACATCTATGATCCTTGGAATGCCccagaggaggtgcagaaggcAGCCAAGTGCATCATAGGAGTCCACTACCCGAGGCCCATGGTGAACCATGCCGAGGCCAGCCGCATCAACATCGAGCGGATGAAGCAAATCTACCAGCAGCTTTCCTGCTACAGAGGACTGG ATTTAAGTGTGCCGGGCCTCTTGGAGATCGCCTCTGTGCCAGATGTGACCCACAAGCCGCCAATTGAATAG
- the cry1b gene encoding cryptochrome-1b isoform X1 produces the protein MVVNTIHWFRKGLRLHDNPSLRDSIRDADTLRCVYILDPWFAGSSNVGINRWRFLLQCLEDLDASLRKLNSRLFVIRGQPTDVFPRIFKEWQINRLSYEYDSEPFGKERDAAIQKLACEAGVEVMVRTAHTLYNLDKIIELNDGQSPLTYKRFQALINRMDAVEMPAETITLDVLRTCATPISDDHDDKFGVPSLEELGFETEGLTTAVWPGGETEALMRLERHLERKAWVANFERPRMNANSLLASPTGLSPYLRFGCLSCRLFYFKLTDLYRKVKKHSSPPLSLYGQLLWREFFYTTATNNPCFDKMDGNPVCVQIPWDRNPEALAKWAEGRTGFPWIDAIMTQLRQEGWIHHLARHAVACFLTRGDLWVSWEEGMKVFEELLIDADWSVNAGSWMWLSCSSFFQQFFHCYCPVGFGRRTDPNGDYIRRYLPILRGFPAKYIYDPWNAPEEVQKAAKCIIGVHYPRPMVNHAEASRINIERMKQIYQQLSCYRGLGLLATVPANPNNGANGSNVGGVTTGTSHGPAVSSEGFSTYEGTSRTERAQSTQKRRREEASPKGSSKTWKQSK, from the exons ATGGTGGTCAACACCATCCACTGGTTCAGGAAGGGGCTGCGGCTGCACGACAACCCGTCTCTAAGGGACTCTATCCGGGATGCGGACACACTGCGCTGCGTTTACATCCTGGACCCTTGGTTCGCAGGGTCCTCCAATGTGGGCATCAACAGGTGGAG GTTTTTGTTGCAGTGCTTAGAGGACTTGGATGCCAGCCTGCGCAAACTCAACTCCCGCTTGTTTGTCATCAGAGGCCAGCCCACAGATGTCTTCCCTCGGATTTTTAAG gaatgGCAGATCAACCGTTTATCTTATGAGTATGACTCTGAGCCGTTTGGCAAAGAACGCGATGCTGCCATCCAAAAACTAGCCTGCGAGGCTGGGGTAGAGGTCATGGTGCGGACTGCACACACCCTCTACAATCTGGACAA GATCATAGAGCTCAATGATGGTCAGTCTCCTCTCACGTACAAGCGCTTCCAGGCCCTCATCAACCGTATGGATGCTGTGGAGATGCCTGCAGAGACCATCACTCTGGACGTTCTCAGAACATGTGCCACACCCATCAGTGATGACCATGATGACAAGTTTGGGGTGCCCTCCCTGGAGGAGCTTG gTTTTGAGACGGAGGGCCTGACCACAGCAGTGTGGCCAGGTGGAGAAACAGAAGCCCTCATGAGGCTAGAGCGGCATCTGGAGAGGAag GCATGGGTGGCAAACTTTGAACGTCCACGTATGAACGCCAACTCCCTGCTGGCCAGCCCCACAGGCCTCAGCCCCTACCTGCGCTTTGGATGTCTCTCCTGTCGGCTCTTCTACTTCAAGCTTACTGATCTCTACAGGAAG GTCAAGAAGCACAGCAGCCCACCACTGTCCCTGTATGGCCAGCTGTTGTGGAGGGAGTTCTTCTACACGACTGCCACCAACAACCCTTGCTTTGACAAGATGGATGGAAACCCTGTCTGCGTCCAGATCCCCTGGGACCGAAACCCAGAGGCACTGGCCAAGTGGGCGGAGGGACGGACAGGCTTTCCCTGGATAGATGCCATCATGACCCAGCTGAGGCAAGAGGGGTGGATCCATCATTTGGCGAGGCACGCTGTGGCCTGCTTCCTCACCAGGGGAGacctctgggtcagctgggaggAAGGCATGAAG GTGTTTGAAGAGTTGCTTATAGACGCAGACTGGAGTGTAAATGCTGGCAGCTGGATGTGGCTCTCCTGCAGTTCctttttccagcagtttttcCACTGCTACTGCCCCGTGGGATTTGGACGACGCACAGACCCCAATGGGGACTACATACG GCGCTATTTGCCCATACTGAGGGGCTTTCCAGCCAAATACATCTATGATCCTTGGAATGCCccagaggaggtgcagaaggcAGCCAAGTGCATCATAGGAGTCCACTACCCGAGGCCCATGGTGAACCATGCCGAGGCCAGCCGCATCAACATCGAGCGGATGAAGCAAATCTACCAGCAGCTTTCCTGCTACAGAGGACTGG GCCTGCTGGCAACAGTACCTGCCAATCCCAATAATGGTGCAAATGGCAGTAACGTCGGAGGAGTCACCACAGGAACTAGTCATGGTCCAGCAGTGTCCTCTGAAGGCTTCTCCACATACGAGGGAACGTCTCGAACAG AAAGAGCACAGTCCACGCAGAAGCGGCGCCGTGAAGAGGCTTCACCCAAAGGCAGCTCTAAAACCTGGAAGCAGAGCAAATAG